In Archangium violaceum, the following are encoded in one genomic region:
- a CDS encoding alpha/beta fold hydrolase, translating into MSRWILGLFVLTWLGCATTRTAAPGSQEPTTTIEGGAGQLRVSDGGSGGIPVVFVHGLGSNLEAWSAQLDHVRASRRAVAYDQRGHGGSQPARDGVYTIEALAEDLDQVVRTLGIERFVLVGHSMAGEVITAYAERHPEKLAGLVYVDAVGDVSQAPPEVKAWFTQPQPDYGPQQAQAEFQEMLGPNAKPKTREQVLASVARVEPATILAIRRAMGAYAPGPGLARYTGPRVAIDAEGPHVPFMAAHSIPEVTRVTLPNVSHWLMMDDPEGFNRALDPVLDRAR; encoded by the coding sequence ATGTCACGCTGGATACTCGGATTGTTCGTTCTCACCTGGCTCGGCTGTGCCACCACGCGCACGGCCGCGCCGGGGAGTCAGGAGCCGACCACCACCATCGAAGGAGGCGCGGGACAGCTCCGCGTCTCCGACGGCGGCAGCGGCGGCATCCCCGTGGTCTTCGTCCATGGCCTCGGCTCCAACCTCGAGGCCTGGAGCGCGCAGCTCGACCACGTCCGGGCCTCGCGCCGCGCCGTGGCGTATGACCAGCGCGGCCACGGCGGCTCGCAGCCCGCGCGGGATGGCGTCTACACCATCGAGGCCCTCGCGGAGGACCTCGACCAGGTGGTGCGCACCCTGGGCATCGAGCGCTTCGTGCTGGTAGGCCACAGCATGGCCGGCGAGGTCATCACCGCCTACGCCGAGCGCCACCCGGAGAAGCTGGCCGGGCTCGTCTACGTGGACGCCGTGGGCGATGTCAGCCAAGCGCCTCCGGAGGTGAAGGCCTGGTTCACCCAGCCGCAGCCCGACTATGGACCCCAGCAGGCCCAGGCCGAGTTCCAGGAGATGCTCGGCCCCAACGCGAAGCCGAAGACGCGCGAGCAGGTGCTGGCCTCGGTGGCTCGAGTCGAGCCCGCCACCATCCTCGCCATCCGCCGCGCCATGGGCGCCTACGCGCCGGGCCCCGGGCTGGCCCGCTACACCGGGCCGCGCGTCGCCATCGACGCCGAGGGGCCGCACGTCCCCTTCATGGCCGCGCACAGCATCCCCGAGGTCACCCGCGTCACCCTGCCCAACGTCTCGCACTGGCTGATGATGGACGACCCCGAGGGCTTCAACCGCGCCCTCGACCCGGTGCTGGACCGGGCGCGCTGA
- a CDS encoding BlaI/MecI/CopY family transcriptional regulator, with product MSETKLPRPTDAELGILQVLWERGPSTVREVHEALNKGAEGTGYTTVLKLMQIMTEKGLVERDESQRAHVYRTRVTQQKTQRQLVTDLLDRAFGGSPAQLAMQALSTKKASAEELAELRKLLDTLEGEEES from the coding sequence ATGAGCGAGACGAAGCTGCCGCGTCCAACGGACGCGGAGCTGGGCATCCTGCAAGTGCTGTGGGAGCGAGGCCCGAGTACGGTGCGTGAAGTGCACGAGGCCCTCAACAAGGGCGCGGAGGGCACCGGCTACACCACGGTGCTCAAGCTGATGCAGATCATGACGGAAAAGGGACTGGTGGAGCGCGACGAGTCCCAGCGGGCCCACGTCTACAGGACGAGGGTGACGCAACAGAAGACGCAACGGCAGCTGGTGACGGACCTGCTGGACAGGGCCTTCGGTGGCTCGCCGGCGCAGCTGGCGATGCAGGCGCTGTCGACGAAGAAGGCCTCGGCGGAAGAGCTGGCCGAGCTGCGCAAGCTGCTGGACACCCTCGAAGGGGAGGAGGAGTCATGA
- a CDS encoding M56 family metallopeptidase — translation MSGAVSQSLGWALLHLVWQGALVAAALAVALRVLDRRAASLRYLLACGALALMLVLPALTGWYHYASYQETESLPAAPAPVPAATVRVDPAPMVTHAVVPTPEAARATEPSPVLERVLAPLGEHMHWLVLAWSLGVAVSSLRLLSGWLKLRRLVREAEPAPAEWQETLERLARRLDMTRPVRLLRSAALDVPAAVGWLRPVVLLPVSALTGLSARQLEMVLAHELAHIRRYDYAVNLVQTLVETLFFYHPAVAWMSRVIRVEREHCCDDIAVGTSGNAVSYARALTALESLRVMPLQAASPAMSALGGSLTERVRRLVVAPAARCSSRWVAGASVLTLMSGVAVAAPLAALILPEHPSAVSEAPAAPVPASAPLPSLGVVPPLPALSAPGASALASIVTPIVGGVVEAVLAQAPVPPAPVPVPKPAPAAKPAPGLRGGDVDVDVDVPDVDEDTTRVDERLSVDQLIGLKVAGITPERVKELESLGYEPTVGNLVQFGHAHVTPEYVKEMTGALGRKPSAEELVEMKHLGVSPERVKALEAAGYGKLSGDELTQAAALGVDAGFINELKAAGYDKLPFDDLVQLRALGVKGPYVQALKDEGYDKLPVEDLVQFKALGVSPEYLRSLRESGLDKLPADDVVQLRALGVSADFIRKLRDEGLEKLSVDELVRLRASGVDADFIRELRKKK, via the coding sequence ATGAGCGGAGCCGTGTCGCAGTCCCTGGGCTGGGCGTTGCTGCACCTGGTGTGGCAGGGCGCGCTGGTGGCGGCGGCGCTGGCGGTGGCGCTGCGCGTGCTCGACCGGCGCGCGGCCTCCCTGCGCTACCTGCTGGCGTGTGGCGCGCTGGCGCTGATGCTCGTGCTGCCCGCCCTCACCGGCTGGTACCACTACGCCTCGTACCAGGAGACGGAGTCGCTCCCGGCGGCTCCCGCTCCGGTGCCGGCCGCCACGGTGAGGGTGGACCCCGCCCCCATGGTGACACATGCGGTGGTGCCCACCCCGGAAGCCGCGCGAGCCACCGAGCCTTCCCCCGTGCTGGAGCGGGTGCTGGCGCCGCTGGGCGAGCACATGCACTGGCTGGTGCTGGCCTGGAGCCTGGGCGTGGCGGTGTCGTCGCTGCGGCTCCTGTCCGGATGGCTGAAGCTGCGCCGGCTGGTACGGGAGGCGGAGCCCGCGCCCGCCGAGTGGCAGGAGACGCTGGAGCGGCTGGCTCGGCGGCTGGACATGACGCGCCCGGTGCGGCTGCTGCGCTCGGCGGCGCTGGACGTGCCCGCGGCGGTGGGCTGGCTGCGGCCGGTGGTGCTGCTGCCCGTGTCGGCGCTCACCGGGCTGTCGGCGCGCCAGCTGGAGATGGTGCTGGCGCACGAGCTGGCCCACATCCGCCGCTACGACTACGCGGTGAACCTGGTGCAGACGCTGGTGGAGACGCTCTTCTTCTACCACCCGGCGGTGGCGTGGATGTCGCGCGTCATCCGCGTCGAGCGCGAGCACTGCTGTGACGACATCGCCGTGGGCACCAGCGGCAACGCGGTCTCGTACGCCCGGGCCCTCACCGCGCTGGAGTCCCTGCGGGTGATGCCGCTCCAGGCAGCGAGCCCGGCGATGTCCGCCCTGGGCGGCTCGCTCACGGAGCGTGTCCGCCGGCTGGTGGTGGCGCCCGCGGCGCGCTGCTCCTCGCGGTGGGTGGCGGGCGCCTCGGTCCTCACGCTGATGAGCGGCGTGGCGGTGGCGGCCCCCCTGGCGGCCCTCATCCTCCCCGAGCATCCCTCGGCGGTGTCCGAGGCCCCCGCGGCCCCCGTGCCCGCGAGCGCTCCGCTCCCGAGCCTCGGCGTGGTGCCTCCGCTTCCGGCCCTCTCGGCCCCGGGTGCCTCGGCGCTCGCGTCGATCGTGACGCCGATCGTGGGGGGCGTGGTCGAGGCCGTCCTCGCACAGGCCCCCGTGCCCCCCGCCCCCGTGCCCGTGCCGAAGCCCGCGCCCGCCGCCAAACCGGCTCCGGGCCTCCGGGGCGGAGACGTGGACGTCGATGTGGACGTGCCGGACGTGGACGAGGACACCACCCGCGTGGATGAAAGGCTCTCGGTGGACCAGCTCATCGGGCTCAAGGTGGCCGGAATCACGCCGGAGCGCGTGAAGGAGCTGGAGTCGCTCGGCTACGAGCCCACGGTGGGCAACCTGGTGCAGTTCGGCCACGCCCACGTGACGCCCGAGTACGTGAAGGAGATGACGGGCGCGCTGGGCCGCAAGCCCTCCGCCGAGGAGCTGGTGGAGATGAAGCACCTCGGGGTGTCGCCGGAGCGCGTGAAGGCACTCGAGGCGGCCGGGTACGGCAAGCTCTCGGGAGACGAGCTGACGCAGGCGGCGGCACTCGGAGTGGACGCGGGCTTCATCAACGAGCTGAAGGCCGCTGGCTACGACAAGCTGCCCTTCGATGACCTCGTCCAGCTGCGCGCCCTGGGAGTGAAGGGCCCGTACGTGCAGGCGCTGAAGGACGAGGGCTACGACAAGCTCCCGGTGGAGGACCTGGTGCAGTTCAAGGCGCTCGGCGTCAGCCCGGAGTACCTCCGCTCGCTGCGCGAGTCGGGGCTGGACAAGCTGCCCGCGGATGACGTGGTGCAGCTGCGCGCCCTGGGCGTGAGCGCGGACTTCATCCGCAAGCTGCGCGACGAGGGGCTGGAGAAGCTCTCCGTCGACGAGCTGGTCCGCCTGCGCGCCAGCGGTGTGGACGCGGACTTCATCCGCGAGCTGCGCAAGAAGAAGTAA
- a CDS encoding 4-hydroxy-3-methylbut-2-enyl diphosphate reductase: protein MRTTRTPYLLAATVLLWSVSVLAAPLSSTWTGKVLDADRLNLNLRFEERGQMGFTVPRSALQGLSTADGDTKFQLVREAGTVSFEGRFSNDEGAGHYRFEPNATYPQEMAKLGYTNLSPNEQFQLAIFDVGPARVKALAELGYAKMSHEQLLQVAIFQVTPEHIRAMKAAGYDKLSLDELVQSRIHGVTPEHIRELAALGFQKLDFDDLVATRIHRVTPQYIREMREAGYPDVTLEQLVQMRIHAIDADYVRSLSRNKNGRQK, encoded by the coding sequence ATGCGAACCACCCGAACGCCGTACCTCCTCGCCGCCACCGTCCTGCTGTGGAGCGTCTCCGTGCTGGCCGCGCCGCTCTCCAGCACGTGGACGGGCAAGGTGCTCGATGCCGACCGCCTGAACCTCAACCTCCGCTTCGAGGAACGCGGACAGATGGGCTTCACCGTTCCGCGCTCCGCCCTCCAGGGGCTGAGCACGGCGGATGGCGACACGAAGTTCCAGCTCGTGCGCGAGGCGGGCACCGTGAGCTTCGAGGGCCGCTTCTCCAACGACGAGGGCGCGGGCCACTACCGCTTCGAGCCGAACGCCACCTACCCCCAGGAGATGGCGAAGCTCGGCTACACGAACCTCTCCCCGAACGAGCAGTTCCAGCTCGCCATCTTCGACGTGGGGCCCGCGCGGGTGAAGGCGCTGGCGGAGCTCGGCTACGCGAAGATGTCGCACGAGCAGCTCCTCCAGGTGGCCATCTTCCAGGTGACGCCCGAGCACATCCGCGCGATGAAGGCGGCCGGCTACGACAAGCTCTCCCTGGACGAGCTCGTCCAGTCGCGCATCCACGGCGTGACGCCCGAGCACATCCGCGAGCTCGCCGCGCTGGGCTTCCAGAAGCTGGATTTCGACGACCTGGTGGCGACGCGCATCCACCGCGTCACGCCCCAGTACATCCGGGAAATGCGGGAAGCGGGGTACCCGGATGTCACGCTCGAGCAGCTCGTGCAGATGCGTATCCATGCAATCGACGCGGACTACGTCCGTTCCCTCTCGCGGAATAAGAACGGACGCCAGAAGTAG
- a CDS encoding DUF5916 domain-containing protein, with product MLREWALTAGVLWAGVGAAAVEGPGRDQFLRAARASGPVAVDGRVDEETWAKAPVFDAFVQRFPEAGKAPSERTELRVLYDDRNVYFAITCHDSQPALINRNLGRRDSDLYSDRVRVLLDTTHDHRTAYVFTVNAGGVQTDGLHYDDQNYTSDWDGVWDAAAGSFEGGWVAELAIPLSLLRFPEAPLQTWGFSVRRDIARRNEELETVLNPRTSGAIVSRLGHLTGMEQLRPQRAVELVPYLAARTVARPQFSDAARPWPRLVDPSLDVGLDLRAALTSNLALTATLNPDFGQVEADQLILNLSSFEAFFPEKRTFFTQGMELFNQVGGEGMPQTLFYSRRIGLHTPILGAAKLTGTVAPGVEVGVLDAVVTGPWLRDVDEERPDRSMGLHLTRPLHLGPNNALPTDPMVPMNYLAAVVRGKVGTSSRVGGMVTMATPLTGGCTAEDAALDEELQPMPCLARGGNAAAVDFDLRTADGQYGLMGQLEASQGVGGPPERTLRDGTVLRRGDTGFGGYVRAGKYGGEGFRWDVGDDFTTPRLELNPSGFLRTQNQHAPRAALHYERPNGMGPLKSFSANLSGGTQWTTDGRGLNRGSWVNFNTGAQLPSFDYFGLEAGVNFGSWDVRELKSSGVPLEGASDAFLVLIAESNENRKVSGGGFVAAAYHLQAGPVAPAWGWQADLYGTVRPHPALETRLELLLDRTPTAPRFIEDLGDNHFILSPLLSDTLSLTLRQQWVVTPRLTLQAYAQLFTTYGAYGTYYEGVSDASHTPIRFSSLRPVERENTDDFHDVGLNLNVVLRWEYRLGSTLYVVYTRGQQRLPVADGARPPHTLMPHGLLAGAANDALLVKWAWYWGA from the coding sequence ATGCTGCGCGAGTGGGCATTGACCGCGGGAGTGTTGTGGGCGGGGGTGGGAGCGGCGGCCGTCGAGGGACCGGGCCGAGACCAGTTCCTCCGGGCGGCGCGGGCGAGCGGCCCGGTGGCGGTGGACGGCAGGGTGGATGAGGAGACGTGGGCGAAGGCTCCGGTGTTCGACGCCTTCGTGCAGCGCTTCCCGGAGGCGGGCAAGGCCCCCAGCGAGCGCACCGAGCTGCGCGTCCTCTACGATGACCGGAACGTCTACTTCGCCATCACCTGCCACGACTCGCAGCCGGCGCTCATCAACCGCAACCTGGGGCGGCGTGACAGCGACCTGTACTCGGACCGGGTGCGGGTGCTGCTGGACACGACGCACGACCACCGCACCGCCTACGTCTTCACGGTGAACGCGGGCGGCGTGCAGACGGACGGGCTGCACTACGACGACCAGAACTACACCTCGGACTGGGACGGGGTGTGGGACGCGGCGGCGGGGAGCTTCGAGGGGGGCTGGGTGGCCGAGCTGGCCATTCCCCTGTCGCTGCTGCGCTTCCCCGAGGCGCCGCTGCAGACGTGGGGCTTCTCGGTGCGCCGGGACATCGCCCGCCGCAACGAGGAGCTGGAGACGGTGCTCAACCCGCGCACCAGCGGCGCCATCGTCTCGCGCCTGGGGCACCTGACGGGGATGGAGCAGCTCAGGCCGCAGCGGGCGGTGGAGCTGGTGCCATACCTGGCGGCGCGCACGGTGGCCCGGCCGCAGTTCTCGGACGCGGCGAGGCCCTGGCCCCGGCTGGTGGACCCGTCGCTGGACGTGGGATTGGACCTGAGGGCGGCCCTCACGAGCAACCTGGCGCTGACGGCCACGCTCAACCCGGACTTCGGCCAGGTGGAGGCGGACCAGCTCATCCTCAACCTGTCCAGCTTCGAGGCCTTCTTCCCGGAGAAGCGCACCTTCTTCACGCAGGGGATGGAGCTCTTCAACCAGGTGGGCGGAGAGGGGATGCCGCAGACGCTCTTCTATTCGAGGCGCATCGGCCTGCACACGCCCATCCTCGGGGCGGCGAAGCTGACGGGCACGGTGGCCCCGGGCGTGGAGGTGGGCGTGCTGGACGCGGTCGTCACCGGGCCGTGGCTGCGGGACGTGGACGAGGAGCGGCCGGACCGGAGCATGGGCCTGCACCTGACGCGTCCGCTGCACCTGGGCCCCAACAACGCGCTGCCCACCGACCCGATGGTGCCCATGAACTACCTGGCGGCGGTGGTGCGCGGGAAGGTGGGCACGAGCTCGCGCGTGGGCGGCATGGTGACGATGGCCACGCCCCTCACCGGCGGCTGCACGGCCGAGGACGCGGCGCTCGACGAGGAGCTGCAACCGATGCCGTGCCTGGCACGCGGCGGCAACGCGGCGGCGGTGGACTTCGACCTGCGGACGGCGGACGGGCAGTACGGGCTGATGGGACAGCTGGAGGCCTCGCAGGGGGTGGGCGGCCCGCCCGAGCGCACGCTGCGCGATGGCACCGTGCTGCGCCGGGGGGACACGGGTTTTGGAGGCTACGTGCGCGCGGGGAAGTACGGCGGCGAGGGCTTCCGCTGGGACGTAGGCGATGACTTCACCACGCCCCGGCTGGAGCTCAACCCGAGCGGCTTCCTGCGCACCCAGAACCAGCACGCCCCGCGCGCCGCGCTGCACTACGAGCGCCCCAATGGCATGGGGCCGCTGAAGTCCTTCTCCGCCAACCTCTCCGGGGGCACGCAGTGGACGACGGACGGCCGGGGCCTCAACCGTGGAAGCTGGGTGAACTTCAACACGGGCGCGCAGCTGCCGAGCTTCGACTACTTCGGGCTGGAGGCGGGCGTGAACTTCGGCAGCTGGGACGTGCGCGAGCTGAAGAGCTCGGGCGTGCCGCTGGAGGGGGCGAGCGATGCCTTCCTGGTCCTCATCGCGGAGAGCAACGAGAACCGGAAGGTGTCCGGGGGAGGCTTCGTGGCGGCGGCCTACCACCTCCAGGCGGGCCCGGTGGCGCCCGCGTGGGGCTGGCAGGCGGACCTGTACGGGACGGTGCGGCCGCACCCGGCGCTGGAGACGCGCCTGGAGCTCCTCCTGGACCGCACCCCCACGGCACCGCGCTTCATCGAGGACCTGGGAGACAACCACTTCATCCTGAGCCCGCTGCTCTCGGACACGCTGTCGCTGACGCTGCGCCAGCAGTGGGTGGTGACCCCGAGGCTGACGCTTCAGGCATACGCGCAGCTCTTCACCACGTATGGCGCGTATGGCACCTACTACGAGGGCGTCTCTGACGCGTCGCACACGCCCATCCGCTTCTCCAGCCTGAGGCCGGTGGAGCGGGAGAACACGGACGACTTCCACGACGTGGGGCTCAACCTGAACGTGGTGCTGCGCTGGGAGTACCGGCTGGGCTCGACGCTGTACGTGGTGTACACGCGCGGCCAGCAGCGCCTCCCGGTGGCGGACGGGGCGCGCCCGCCCCACACGCTGATGCCACACGGGCTGCTGGCGGGAGCGGCCAACGACGCGCTGCTGGTGAAGTGGGCCTGGTACTGGGGCGCATGA
- a CDS encoding organic hydroperoxide resistance protein, with protein MSTPTVLEKRLYTATATATAGREGRVKSDDGNLDVALVPPRALGGNGAPGTNPEQLFAGGYAACFGSALALVARTQKIATGPVSITANVGIGPVGKGFGLAVELIASIPELPREQAEALLRAAHEVCPYSNATRGNIVVDLRLA; from the coding sequence ATGAGCACTCCCACCGTTCTCGAGAAGCGCCTCTACACCGCCACCGCCACCGCCACCGCGGGTCGTGAGGGCCGCGTGAAGAGTGATGACGGCAACCTCGATGTCGCCCTCGTGCCCCCGCGCGCGCTCGGCGGCAATGGCGCCCCCGGCACCAACCCGGAGCAGCTCTTCGCGGGCGGTTACGCCGCGTGCTTCGGAAGCGCGCTGGCGCTGGTGGCCCGCACCCAGAAGATCGCCACGGGGCCGGTCTCCATCACGGCCAACGTCGGCATCGGGCCCGTGGGCAAGGGCTTCGGGCTGGCCGTGGAACTCATCGCGTCCATCCCCGAGCTGCCGCGCGAGCAGGCGGAGGCGCTGCTGCGCGCCGCCCACGAGGTGTGCCCCTATTCCAACGCCACGCGCGGCAACATCGTCGTGGACCTGCGCCTGGCCTGA
- a CDS encoding LLM class flavin-dependent oxidoreductase, protein MPVKIPFSVLDLSPIVEGGDASQALRNTLDLARHVERWGYQRFWLAEHHNMPGVASAATSVVIGYVAGGTSTIHVGAGGIMLPNHAPLVIAEQFGTLAALYPGRIELGLGRAPGTDQVTAYALRRSLTGDVDSFPQDVVELMGYFRPAEPGQRVRAVPGAGLKVPVWILGSSLFGAQLAAALGLPYAFASHFAPGQMMEAIEIYRARFRPSEHLARPHVMLGLNVFAADTDEEAHRLMTSLLQAFVNLRRGQPGPLRPPVPGFENQLTPMERANLEQALSCSVVGSPETVRRGLADFIARTGADELMVTSQMFDHAARLRSFEITAQARDALARAS, encoded by the coding sequence ATGCCGGTGAAGATTCCCTTTTCCGTTCTCGACCTCTCGCCCATCGTCGAAGGGGGCGACGCCTCCCAGGCCCTGCGCAACACGCTCGACCTCGCCCGCCATGTCGAGCGGTGGGGCTATCAGCGCTTCTGGCTCGCCGAGCACCACAACATGCCCGGTGTGGCCAGTGCCGCGACCTCGGTCGTGATTGGCTACGTGGCCGGTGGCACGTCGACGATTCACGTCGGCGCGGGCGGCATCATGCTGCCCAATCACGCGCCGCTGGTGATCGCCGAGCAGTTCGGCACGTTGGCGGCGCTCTATCCGGGGCGCATCGAGCTGGGGCTGGGGCGCGCTCCGGGCACCGACCAGGTCACCGCGTATGCGCTCAGGCGCAGTCTGACCGGTGACGTCGACTCCTTCCCCCAGGATGTCGTCGAGCTCATGGGCTACTTCCGCCCCGCCGAGCCTGGCCAGCGGGTACGGGCCGTCCCCGGTGCCGGCCTGAAGGTGCCGGTCTGGATCCTCGGCTCCAGCCTCTTCGGCGCGCAGCTCGCCGCCGCCCTGGGCCTTCCCTACGCCTTCGCCTCGCACTTCGCCCCGGGCCAGATGATGGAGGCCATCGAAATCTACCGCGCCCGGTTCCGTCCCTCGGAGCACCTCGCGCGGCCCCACGTCATGCTGGGCCTCAACGTCTTCGCGGCCGACACCGACGAGGAAGCCCACCGGCTGATGACCTCCCTGCTGCAGGCCTTCGTCAACCTGCGCCGCGGCCAGCCGGGTCCCCTGCGGCCCCCCGTCCCGGGCTTCGAGAACCAGCTGACCCCCATGGAGCGCGCGAACCTCGAGCAGGCGCTGTCCTGCTCGGTCGTCGGCTCGCCCGAGACCGTCCGGCGGGGGCTGGCGGACTTCATCGCCCGCACCGGTGCCGATGAGCTCATGGTGACGTCCCAGATGTTCGACCATGCCGCCCGCCTGCGTTCGTTCGAAATCACGGCGCAGGCCCGGGACGCGCTCGCCCGCGCGAGCTGA
- a CDS encoding MarR family winged helix-turn-helix transcriptional regulator, producing the protein MAEKKKSGTVAVAREAGTARGGEMEELLRLENQLCFALYSASNLLTRLYRPLLEPLGITYPQYLALLALWEHAPRTVGELGQALGLDSGTLTPLLKRMEANGLVVRKRAAEDERRVQVELTPAGQQLRARAVSIPVEMFCKLQLSPDEAAELRDSLKRLTRGMREMDAEGEPS; encoded by the coding sequence ATGGCGGAAAAGAAGAAGAGCGGGACTGTGGCAGTGGCGCGTGAGGCGGGCACGGCGCGCGGAGGAGAGATGGAGGAACTGCTCCGGCTCGAGAATCAGCTCTGCTTCGCGCTCTACTCGGCCAGCAATCTGCTCACGCGTCTCTACCGGCCGTTGCTCGAGCCGCTGGGCATCACCTATCCGCAGTACCTGGCGCTGCTGGCGCTCTGGGAGCACGCGCCGCGCACGGTGGGGGAGTTGGGACAGGCACTGGGGCTCGACTCCGGCACGCTCACACCCCTGCTCAAGCGGATGGAGGCCAACGGGCTCGTGGTCCGCAAACGGGCCGCGGAGGATGAACGGCGGGTGCAGGTCGAGCTCACCCCCGCCGGTCAGCAACTGCGCGCGCGTGCGGTGTCCATTCCCGTGGAGATGTTCTGCAAGCTCCAGCTCTCACCGGACGAGGCCGCGGAGCTGAGGGACTCGCTCAAGCGGCTCACGCGAGGCATGCGCGAGATGGACGCGGAGGGCGAGCCCTCCTGA
- a CDS encoding dienelactone hydrolase family protein, which yields MPIEPSAKLHTGFLDYSEGDSVFEAYVAHPPDVGTPRPCVLLAHEWSGLNGSMRAMAEKVARLGYVVFALDVYGKGIRGSETGDNSHLMGPLMGNRALLRRRLLAGLAAARRHPAVDADRIAAIGYCFGGLCVLDLARAAPPDLRGVVSIHGVFQPPNLGAQGPITTRVLLLHGWSDPLAPPADVVALARELTEAKAPWELHAYGHAQHAFTFVGANMPERGIVHHPEADRRSWAAMRTFLEEVLA from the coding sequence ATGCCGATCGAGCCGTCCGCGAAGTTGCACACCGGGTTCCTCGACTACTCCGAGGGCGATTCCGTGTTCGAGGCCTATGTCGCCCACCCGCCCGACGTGGGCACCCCGCGTCCGTGCGTCCTGCTCGCCCATGAGTGGAGCGGACTGAATGGGTCCATGCGCGCCATGGCCGAGAAGGTGGCCAGGCTCGGCTATGTCGTCTTCGCCCTCGACGTCTACGGCAAGGGCATCCGGGGTTCCGAGACCGGTGACAACTCCCATCTGATGGGCCCCCTCATGGGGAACCGGGCCCTGTTGCGCCGGCGCCTGCTGGCGGGGCTCGCCGCGGCCCGGCGGCATCCGGCGGTCGACGCCGATAGGATCGCGGCGATTGGTTATTGCTTCGGCGGGCTCTGTGTTCTTGATCTGGCGCGCGCCGCTCCGCCGGACCTTCGCGGCGTCGTGAGCATCCATGGCGTGTTCCAGCCGCCGAACCTCGGGGCCCAGGGGCCCATCACCACCCGGGTGCTCCTGCTCCATGGTTGGTCGGATCCGCTGGCTCCTCCGGCCGACGTGGTGGCGCTCGCCCGCGAGCTGACCGAGGCGAAGGCTCCCTGGGAGCTGCATGCCTACGGTCACGCCCAGCATGCCTTCACCTTCGTGGGCGCGAACATGCCCGAGCGCGGCATCGTTCATCACCCCGAAGCCGACCGGCGCTCCTGGGCCGCGATGCGGACCTTCCTGGAGGAGGTCCTCGCGTAG